One segment of Bradyrhizobium sp. CB2312 DNA contains the following:
- a CDS encoding DUF1488 family protein: MPLSPDPSGEFQEANPETVLFAMFNGDDRIGCRVEWSALRDRAVADCTDPDNVVATFHRHRGTIEQIASEQFDAGKEMPVVDTEHLTPVKA; this comes from the coding sequence ATGCCCCTTTCCCCCGACCCCTCTGGCGAGTTTCAGGAGGCGAACCCGGAAACCGTTCTGTTTGCTATGTTCAATGGCGATGATCGCATCGGCTGCAGGGTCGAATGGTCAGCCTTGAGAGACCGCGCCGTTGCCGACTGCACCGACCCCGATAACGTGGTCGCCACATTCCACAGGCATCGGGGGACGATCGAGCAGATCGCAAGCGAACAGTTTGATGCAGGAAAGGAGATGCCGGTTGTGGACACTGAGCATCTGACGCCCGTAAAGGCCTGA